Proteins encoded together in one Bos indicus isolate NIAB-ARS_2022 breed Sahiwal x Tharparkar chromosome 25, NIAB-ARS_B.indTharparkar_mat_pri_1.0, whole genome shotgun sequence window:
- the NLRC3 gene encoding NLR family CARD domain-containing protein 3 isoform X1 encodes MRKQELRPGGETGQGHTASSPAEQVKALVDLLAGKGGQGPQAPQPPNRTPECPLKPRGNDLKIQKHREALLNRTGGGPELGSPSPRLTSLLMVEGLTDLQLREHDFTQVEATRGRWCSAKTIALDRLFLPLSRVSIPPRISITIGVAGVGKTTLVRNFVHLWARGQVGKDFSLVLPLTFRDLNTHEKLSADRLLRSVFPHAGEAGLASAVLSKALLVLDGLDECKTPLDFSNTVACMDPKKEIQVDHLITNIIRGNLFPEVSVWITSRPGAAGQIPGGLVDRMTEIRGFSEEEIKTCLEQMFPEDPVLMGWVLSQVQADRTLYLMCTVPAFCRLVGAALGHLHRKRPGPPDAELWPPRTLCELYSWYFRMALGGEGQEKAKASPRIEQLAHGCRKLVGTLGRLAFHGLVRKKYVFYEPDLKVLGVDLVLLQTALCGRFLQREETLASAAAYCFTHLSLQEFLAAAYYCSASKRAIFDLFTEGGVSWPRLGFLTHFRSAAQRAMQAEDGRLDVFLRFLSGLLSPRVNALLAGSLLTQGEHQGYQAQVAELLQGCLRPDVAVCARAINVLHCLRELQHTELARSVEEAVASGGLARLTSPPHRAALAYLLQVSDVCAWEAPLPLCLSPGVLQSLLPQLLYCRSLRLDTNQFQDPVMELLGSVLSGKDCHIQRISLAENQISNKGAKALARSLLVNRSLTTLDLRSNSIGPQGAKALADALKINRTLASLSLQSNRIRDDGARCMAEALATNRTLSVLHLQKNSIGPVGTQQMADALKQNRSLKELMFSSNSIGDGGAKALAEALMVNQGLKSLDLQSNSISDPGVAALMGALCTNQTLLSLNLRENSISPEGAQDLARALRTNSTLKSLDLTANLLHDQGAQAVAEAVRENRTLTSLHLQWNFIQAGAAKALGQALQLNTSLTSLDLQENAIGDEGASAVASALKVNTVLTALYLQVASIGAPGAQALGEALAVNRTLEILDLRGNTIEVAGAKALANALKVNSSLRRLNLQENSLGMEGAICVATALSGNHGLRHINLQGNHIGESGARMISEAIKTNAPSCTVEM; translated from the exons ATGAGGAAGCAGGAATTGCGCCCGGGTGGGGAGACTGGCCAGGGCCACACCGCCAGCTCCCCAGCCGAGCAGGTGAAAGCCCTGGTGGACCTGCTGGCCGGGAAAGGCGGTCAGGGCCCCCAGGCCCCGCAGCCCCCCAACAGGACGCCAGAATGCCCGCTGAAGCCCCGTGGCAATG ACTTGAAGATACAGAAACACCGGGAGGCCCTGCTGAACAGGACTGGGGGCGGCCCCGAGCTGGGCAGCCCCTCCCCAAGGCTGACCAGCCTCCTGATGGTGGAGGGTCTGACGGACCTGCAGCTGAGGGAGCACGACTTCACGCAGGTGGAGGCTACGCGCGGGCGCTGGTGCTCAGCCAAGACCATCGCCCTGGACAGGCTCTTCCTGCCCCTGTCACGTGTGTCCATCCCCCCCCGCATCTCCATCACCATCGGGGTGGCCGGAGTGGGCAAGACCACCCTTGTGAGGAACTTCGTCCACCTCTGGGCCCGAGGGCAGGTGGGCAAGGACTTCTCTCTAGTACTGCCCCTGACCTTCCGGGACCTCAACACCCATGAGAAGCTGTCTGCAGACAGACTCCTCCGCTCCGTCTTCCCGCACGCTGGGGAGGCGGGCCTGGCGTCAGCAGTGCTGAGCAAAGCCCTCCTGGTCCTGGATGGCCTAGACGAGTGTAAGACGCCCCTGGACTTCTCCAACACTGTGGCCTGCATGGACCCCAAGAAGGAGATCCAGGTGGACCACCTGATCACCAACATTATCCGGGGCAACCTCTTCCCGGAAGTGTCTGTCTGGATCACCTCCCGTCCCGGAGCTGCTGGCCAGATTCCAGGGGGCCTGGTGGACCGGATGACCGAGATCCGGGGCTTCAGCGAGGAGGAGATCAAGACCTGTCTGGAGCAGATGTTCCCCGAGGACCCTGTCCTCATGGGCTGGGTCCTGAGCCAGGTGCAGGCTGACCGGACCCTGTATCTCATGTGCACCGTCCCGGCCTTCTGCCGGCTAGTGGGGGCAGCGCTGGGCCACCTGCACCGCAAGAGGCCAGGGCCCCCGGACGCCGAGCTGTGGCCCCCGAGGACCTTGTGTGAGCTCTACTCGTGGTACTTCAGGATGGCCCTTGGCGGAGAGGGGCAGGAGAAGGCCAAGGCGAGCCCCCGCATCGAGCAGCTGGCCCACGGCTGCCGCAAGCTGGTGGGCACGCTGGGCCGGCTGGCCTTCCACGGGCTGGTCAGGAAGAAGTATGTGTTCTACGAGCCCGACCTGAAGGTGCTGGGCGTGGACCTCGTGTTGCTACAGACGGCCCTGTGCGGCCGCTTCCTGCAGCGGGAGGAGACGCTGGCCTCCGCGGCCGCCTACTGCTTCACTCACCTGTCCCTGCAGGAGTTCCTGGCGGCCGCGTACTACTGCAGCGCCTCCAAGAGGGCCATCTTCGACCTTTTCACCGAGGGTGGCGTGTCCTGGCCCCGGCTGGGCTTCCTCACACACTTCCGGAGTGCGGCCCAGCGGGCCATGCAGGCTGAGGATGGGCGGCTCGACGTCTTCCTGCGATTCCTCTCAGGCCTCTTGTCCCCGAGGGTCAACGCACTGCTGGCCGGCTCCCTGCTGACCCAGGGCGAGCACCAGGGCTACCAGGCCCAGGTGGCCGAGCTCCTGCAGGGCTGTCTGCGCCCCGACGTGGCAGTCTGCGCCCGGGCCATCAATGTCCTTCACTGCCTGCGCGAGCTGCAGCACACCGAGCTGGCCCGCAGCGTGGAGGAGGCCGTGGCCAGCGGGGGCCTGGCCAGGCTGACCAGCCCCCCACACCGCGCCGCCCTGGCCTACCTCCTGCAGGTGTCCGACGTCTGCGCCTGGGAGGCGCCCCTGCCCCTGTGCCTCAGCCCCGGCGTCCTCCAGAGCCTGCTGCCCCAGCTGCTCTACTGCCGGAGCTTGAG GCTGGACACCAACCAGTTCCAGGACCCCGTGATGGAGCTGCTGGGCAGCGTGCTGAGTGGGAAAGACTGTCACATTCAGAGGATCAG CTTGGCTGAGAATCAGATCAGTAACAAAGGGGCCAAAGCTCTGGCTAGATCCCTCCTTGTCAACAGAAGCCTGACCACTCTGGA tCTCCGCAGTAACTCCATCGGACCTCAGGGGGCCAAGGCGCTGGCAGATGCTCTGAAGATTAACCGCACCCTGGCCTCTCTGAG CCTCCAGAGCAACAGGATCAGGGACGACGGTGCCAGGTGCATGGCTGAGGCATTGGCCACCAACCGGACCCTCTCCGTGCTGCA CCTGCAGAAGAACTCCATCGGGCCAGTGGGAACCCAGCAGATGGCAGATGCCCTGAAGCAAAACAGGAGTCTGAAGGAGCTCAT GTTCTCCAGTAACAGCATTGGCGATGGAGGCGCCAAGGCCCTGGCGGAGGCCCTGATGGTGAACCAGGGCCTGAAGAGCCTGGA CCTGCAAAGCAACTCCATCAGCGACCCGGGAGTGGCAGCGCTGATGGGGGCCCTCTGCACCAACCAGACGCTCCTCAGCCTCAA CCTTCGAGAAAATTCCATCAGCCCGGAGGGAGCCCAGGATCTGGCACGTGCTCTCCGCACCAACAGCACCCTGAAGAGCCTGGA CCTGACAGCCAACCTACTCCACGACCAGGGCGCCCAGGCCGTCGCAGAGGCAGTGAGGGAAAACCGCACCCTCACATCCCTTCA CCTGCAGTGGAACTTCATCCAGGCCGGCGCTGCCAAGGCCCTGGGACAAGCACTACAGCTCAACACGAGCCTGACCAGCCTCGA TTTACAGGAGAATGCCATTGGGGATGAAGGTGCCTCTGCAGTGGCCAGCGCGCTGAAGGTGAACACAGTCCTCACTGCTCTCTA TCTCCAGGTGGCCTCCATTGGTGCTCCGGGGGCCCAGGCACTCGGGGAGGCCCTGGCTGTGAACAGAACCTTGGAGATTCTAGA CTTAAGAGGAAACACCATCGAGGTGGCCGGAGCCAAAGCCCTGGCGAATGCTCTCAAGGTCAATTCCAGTCTCCGGAGACTCAA TCTTCAAGAGAATTCCTTGGGAATGGAGGGGGCGATATGCGTTGCCACTGCACTGTCTGGAAACCACGGGCTCCGGCACATCAA TCTCCAGGGAAACCACATTGGAGAGTCTGGCGCCAGGATGATCTCGGAGGCTATCAAGACAAATGCTCCCTCGTGCACTGTGGAAATGTGA
- the NLRC3 gene encoding NLR family CARD domain-containing protein 3 isoform X3: MRTPRHRELRRPVQCRTDDLKIQKHREALLNRTGGGPELGSPSPRLTSLLMVEGLTDLQLREHDFTQVEATRGRWCSAKTIALDRLFLPLSRVSIPPRISITIGVAGVGKTTLVRNFVHLWARGQVGKDFSLVLPLTFRDLNTHEKLSADRLLRSVFPHAGEAGLASAVLSKALLVLDGLDECKTPLDFSNTVACMDPKKEIQVDHLITNIIRGNLFPEVSVWITSRPGAAGQIPGGLVDRMTEIRGFSEEEIKTCLEQMFPEDPVLMGWVLSQVQADRTLYLMCTVPAFCRLVGAALGHLHRKRPGPPDAELWPPRTLCELYSWYFRMALGGEGQEKAKASPRIEQLAHGCRKLVGTLGRLAFHGLVRKKYVFYEPDLKVLGVDLVLLQTALCGRFLQREETLASAAAYCFTHLSLQEFLAAAYYCSASKRAIFDLFTEGGVSWPRLGFLTHFRSAAQRAMQAEDGRLDVFLRFLSGLLSPRVNALLAGSLLTQGEHQGYQAQVAELLQGCLRPDVAVCARAINVLHCLRELQHTELARSVEEAVASGGLARLTSPPHRAALAYLLQVSDVCAWEAPLPLCLSPGVLQSLLPQLLYCRSLRLDTNQFQDPVMELLGSVLSGKDCHIQRISLAENQISNKGAKALARSLLVNRSLTTLDLRSNSIGPQGAKALADALKINRTLASLSLQSNRIRDDGARCMAEALATNRTLSVLHLQKNSIGPVGTQQMADALKQNRSLKELMFSSNSIGDGGAKALAEALMVNQGLKSLDLQSNSISDPGVAALMGALCTNQTLLSLNLRENSISPEGAQDLARALRTNSTLKSLDLTANLLHDQGAQAVAEAVRENRTLTSLHLQWNFIQAGAAKALGQALQLNTSLTSLDLQENAIGDEGASAVASALKVNTVLTALYLQVASIGAPGAQALGEALAVNRTLEILDLRGNTIEVAGAKALANALKVNSSLRRLNLQENSLGMEGAICVATALSGNHGLRHINLQGNHIGESGARMISEAIKTNAPSCTVEM; this comes from the exons ATGAGGACACCACGGCACAGAGAGCTCAGGCGGCCCGTCCAGTGTCGCACAGACG ACTTGAAGATACAGAAACACCGGGAGGCCCTGCTGAACAGGACTGGGGGCGGCCCCGAGCTGGGCAGCCCCTCCCCAAGGCTGACCAGCCTCCTGATGGTGGAGGGTCTGACGGACCTGCAGCTGAGGGAGCACGACTTCACGCAGGTGGAGGCTACGCGCGGGCGCTGGTGCTCAGCCAAGACCATCGCCCTGGACAGGCTCTTCCTGCCCCTGTCACGTGTGTCCATCCCCCCCCGCATCTCCATCACCATCGGGGTGGCCGGAGTGGGCAAGACCACCCTTGTGAGGAACTTCGTCCACCTCTGGGCCCGAGGGCAGGTGGGCAAGGACTTCTCTCTAGTACTGCCCCTGACCTTCCGGGACCTCAACACCCATGAGAAGCTGTCTGCAGACAGACTCCTCCGCTCCGTCTTCCCGCACGCTGGGGAGGCGGGCCTGGCGTCAGCAGTGCTGAGCAAAGCCCTCCTGGTCCTGGATGGCCTAGACGAGTGTAAGACGCCCCTGGACTTCTCCAACACTGTGGCCTGCATGGACCCCAAGAAGGAGATCCAGGTGGACCACCTGATCACCAACATTATCCGGGGCAACCTCTTCCCGGAAGTGTCTGTCTGGATCACCTCCCGTCCCGGAGCTGCTGGCCAGATTCCAGGGGGCCTGGTGGACCGGATGACCGAGATCCGGGGCTTCAGCGAGGAGGAGATCAAGACCTGTCTGGAGCAGATGTTCCCCGAGGACCCTGTCCTCATGGGCTGGGTCCTGAGCCAGGTGCAGGCTGACCGGACCCTGTATCTCATGTGCACCGTCCCGGCCTTCTGCCGGCTAGTGGGGGCAGCGCTGGGCCACCTGCACCGCAAGAGGCCAGGGCCCCCGGACGCCGAGCTGTGGCCCCCGAGGACCTTGTGTGAGCTCTACTCGTGGTACTTCAGGATGGCCCTTGGCGGAGAGGGGCAGGAGAAGGCCAAGGCGAGCCCCCGCATCGAGCAGCTGGCCCACGGCTGCCGCAAGCTGGTGGGCACGCTGGGCCGGCTGGCCTTCCACGGGCTGGTCAGGAAGAAGTATGTGTTCTACGAGCCCGACCTGAAGGTGCTGGGCGTGGACCTCGTGTTGCTACAGACGGCCCTGTGCGGCCGCTTCCTGCAGCGGGAGGAGACGCTGGCCTCCGCGGCCGCCTACTGCTTCACTCACCTGTCCCTGCAGGAGTTCCTGGCGGCCGCGTACTACTGCAGCGCCTCCAAGAGGGCCATCTTCGACCTTTTCACCGAGGGTGGCGTGTCCTGGCCCCGGCTGGGCTTCCTCACACACTTCCGGAGTGCGGCCCAGCGGGCCATGCAGGCTGAGGATGGGCGGCTCGACGTCTTCCTGCGATTCCTCTCAGGCCTCTTGTCCCCGAGGGTCAACGCACTGCTGGCCGGCTCCCTGCTGACCCAGGGCGAGCACCAGGGCTACCAGGCCCAGGTGGCCGAGCTCCTGCAGGGCTGTCTGCGCCCCGACGTGGCAGTCTGCGCCCGGGCCATCAATGTCCTTCACTGCCTGCGCGAGCTGCAGCACACCGAGCTGGCCCGCAGCGTGGAGGAGGCCGTGGCCAGCGGGGGCCTGGCCAGGCTGACCAGCCCCCCACACCGCGCCGCCCTGGCCTACCTCCTGCAGGTGTCCGACGTCTGCGCCTGGGAGGCGCCCCTGCCCCTGTGCCTCAGCCCCGGCGTCCTCCAGAGCCTGCTGCCCCAGCTGCTCTACTGCCGGAGCTTGAG GCTGGACACCAACCAGTTCCAGGACCCCGTGATGGAGCTGCTGGGCAGCGTGCTGAGTGGGAAAGACTGTCACATTCAGAGGATCAG CTTGGCTGAGAATCAGATCAGTAACAAAGGGGCCAAAGCTCTGGCTAGATCCCTCCTTGTCAACAGAAGCCTGACCACTCTGGA tCTCCGCAGTAACTCCATCGGACCTCAGGGGGCCAAGGCGCTGGCAGATGCTCTGAAGATTAACCGCACCCTGGCCTCTCTGAG CCTCCAGAGCAACAGGATCAGGGACGACGGTGCCAGGTGCATGGCTGAGGCATTGGCCACCAACCGGACCCTCTCCGTGCTGCA CCTGCAGAAGAACTCCATCGGGCCAGTGGGAACCCAGCAGATGGCAGATGCCCTGAAGCAAAACAGGAGTCTGAAGGAGCTCAT GTTCTCCAGTAACAGCATTGGCGATGGAGGCGCCAAGGCCCTGGCGGAGGCCCTGATGGTGAACCAGGGCCTGAAGAGCCTGGA CCTGCAAAGCAACTCCATCAGCGACCCGGGAGTGGCAGCGCTGATGGGGGCCCTCTGCACCAACCAGACGCTCCTCAGCCTCAA CCTTCGAGAAAATTCCATCAGCCCGGAGGGAGCCCAGGATCTGGCACGTGCTCTCCGCACCAACAGCACCCTGAAGAGCCTGGA CCTGACAGCCAACCTACTCCACGACCAGGGCGCCCAGGCCGTCGCAGAGGCAGTGAGGGAAAACCGCACCCTCACATCCCTTCA CCTGCAGTGGAACTTCATCCAGGCCGGCGCTGCCAAGGCCCTGGGACAAGCACTACAGCTCAACACGAGCCTGACCAGCCTCGA TTTACAGGAGAATGCCATTGGGGATGAAGGTGCCTCTGCAGTGGCCAGCGCGCTGAAGGTGAACACAGTCCTCACTGCTCTCTA TCTCCAGGTGGCCTCCATTGGTGCTCCGGGGGCCCAGGCACTCGGGGAGGCCCTGGCTGTGAACAGAACCTTGGAGATTCTAGA CTTAAGAGGAAACACCATCGAGGTGGCCGGAGCCAAAGCCCTGGCGAATGCTCTCAAGGTCAATTCCAGTCTCCGGAGACTCAA TCTTCAAGAGAATTCCTTGGGAATGGAGGGGGCGATATGCGTTGCCACTGCACTGTCTGGAAACCACGGGCTCCGGCACATCAA TCTCCAGGGAAACCACATTGGAGAGTCTGGCGCCAGGATGATCTCGGAGGCTATCAAGACAAATGCTCCCTCGTGCACTGTGGAAATGTGA
- the NLRC3 gene encoding NLR family CARD domain-containing protein 3 isoform X2, whose translation MRKQELRPGGETGQGHTASSPAEQVKALVDLLAGKGGQGPQAPQPPNRTPECPLKPRGNDLKIQKHREALLNRTGGGPELGSPSPRLTSLLMVEGLTDLQLREHDFTQVEATRGRWCSAKTIALDRLFLPLSRVSIPPRISITIGVAGVGKTTLVRNFVHLWARGQVGKDFSLVLPLTFRDLNTHEKLSADRLLRSVFPHAGEAGLASAVLSKALLVLDGLDECKTPLDFSNTVACMDPKKEIQVDHLITNIIRGNLFPEVSVWITSRPGAAGQIPGGLVDRMTEIRGFSEEEIKTCLEQMFPEDPVLMGWVLSQVQADRTLYLMCTVPAFCRLVGAALGHLHRKRPGPPDAELWPPRTLCELYSWYFRMALGGEGQEKAKASPRIEQLAHGCRKLVGTLGRLAFHGLVRKKYVFYEPDLKVLGVDLVLLQTALCGRFLQREETLASAAAYCFTHLSLQEFLAAAYYCSASKRAIFDLFTEGGVSWPRLGFLTHFRSAAQRAMQAEDGRLDVFLRFLSGLLSPRVNALLAGSLLTQGEHQGYQAQVAELLQGCLRPDVAVCARAINVLHCLRELQHTELARSVEEAVASGGLARLTSPPHRAALAYLLQVSDVCAWEAPLPLCLSPGVLQSLLPQLLYCRSLRLDTNQFQDPVMELLGSVLSGKDCHIQRISLAENQISNKGAKALARSLLVNRSLTTLDLRSNSIGPQGAKALADALKINRTLASLSLQSNRIRDDGARCMAEALATNRTLSVLQFSSNSIGDGGAKALAEALMVNQGLKSLDLQSNSISDPGVAALMGALCTNQTLLSLNLRENSISPEGAQDLARALRTNSTLKSLDLTANLLHDQGAQAVAEAVRENRTLTSLHLQWNFIQAGAAKALGQALQLNTSLTSLDLQENAIGDEGASAVASALKVNTVLTALYLQVASIGAPGAQALGEALAVNRTLEILDLRGNTIEVAGAKALANALKVNSSLRRLNLQENSLGMEGAICVATALSGNHGLRHINLQGNHIGESGARMISEAIKTNAPSCTVEM comes from the exons ATGAGGAAGCAGGAATTGCGCCCGGGTGGGGAGACTGGCCAGGGCCACACCGCCAGCTCCCCAGCCGAGCAGGTGAAAGCCCTGGTGGACCTGCTGGCCGGGAAAGGCGGTCAGGGCCCCCAGGCCCCGCAGCCCCCCAACAGGACGCCAGAATGCCCGCTGAAGCCCCGTGGCAATG ACTTGAAGATACAGAAACACCGGGAGGCCCTGCTGAACAGGACTGGGGGCGGCCCCGAGCTGGGCAGCCCCTCCCCAAGGCTGACCAGCCTCCTGATGGTGGAGGGTCTGACGGACCTGCAGCTGAGGGAGCACGACTTCACGCAGGTGGAGGCTACGCGCGGGCGCTGGTGCTCAGCCAAGACCATCGCCCTGGACAGGCTCTTCCTGCCCCTGTCACGTGTGTCCATCCCCCCCCGCATCTCCATCACCATCGGGGTGGCCGGAGTGGGCAAGACCACCCTTGTGAGGAACTTCGTCCACCTCTGGGCCCGAGGGCAGGTGGGCAAGGACTTCTCTCTAGTACTGCCCCTGACCTTCCGGGACCTCAACACCCATGAGAAGCTGTCTGCAGACAGACTCCTCCGCTCCGTCTTCCCGCACGCTGGGGAGGCGGGCCTGGCGTCAGCAGTGCTGAGCAAAGCCCTCCTGGTCCTGGATGGCCTAGACGAGTGTAAGACGCCCCTGGACTTCTCCAACACTGTGGCCTGCATGGACCCCAAGAAGGAGATCCAGGTGGACCACCTGATCACCAACATTATCCGGGGCAACCTCTTCCCGGAAGTGTCTGTCTGGATCACCTCCCGTCCCGGAGCTGCTGGCCAGATTCCAGGGGGCCTGGTGGACCGGATGACCGAGATCCGGGGCTTCAGCGAGGAGGAGATCAAGACCTGTCTGGAGCAGATGTTCCCCGAGGACCCTGTCCTCATGGGCTGGGTCCTGAGCCAGGTGCAGGCTGACCGGACCCTGTATCTCATGTGCACCGTCCCGGCCTTCTGCCGGCTAGTGGGGGCAGCGCTGGGCCACCTGCACCGCAAGAGGCCAGGGCCCCCGGACGCCGAGCTGTGGCCCCCGAGGACCTTGTGTGAGCTCTACTCGTGGTACTTCAGGATGGCCCTTGGCGGAGAGGGGCAGGAGAAGGCCAAGGCGAGCCCCCGCATCGAGCAGCTGGCCCACGGCTGCCGCAAGCTGGTGGGCACGCTGGGCCGGCTGGCCTTCCACGGGCTGGTCAGGAAGAAGTATGTGTTCTACGAGCCCGACCTGAAGGTGCTGGGCGTGGACCTCGTGTTGCTACAGACGGCCCTGTGCGGCCGCTTCCTGCAGCGGGAGGAGACGCTGGCCTCCGCGGCCGCCTACTGCTTCACTCACCTGTCCCTGCAGGAGTTCCTGGCGGCCGCGTACTACTGCAGCGCCTCCAAGAGGGCCATCTTCGACCTTTTCACCGAGGGTGGCGTGTCCTGGCCCCGGCTGGGCTTCCTCACACACTTCCGGAGTGCGGCCCAGCGGGCCATGCAGGCTGAGGATGGGCGGCTCGACGTCTTCCTGCGATTCCTCTCAGGCCTCTTGTCCCCGAGGGTCAACGCACTGCTGGCCGGCTCCCTGCTGACCCAGGGCGAGCACCAGGGCTACCAGGCCCAGGTGGCCGAGCTCCTGCAGGGCTGTCTGCGCCCCGACGTGGCAGTCTGCGCCCGGGCCATCAATGTCCTTCACTGCCTGCGCGAGCTGCAGCACACCGAGCTGGCCCGCAGCGTGGAGGAGGCCGTGGCCAGCGGGGGCCTGGCCAGGCTGACCAGCCCCCCACACCGCGCCGCCCTGGCCTACCTCCTGCAGGTGTCCGACGTCTGCGCCTGGGAGGCGCCCCTGCCCCTGTGCCTCAGCCCCGGCGTCCTCCAGAGCCTGCTGCCCCAGCTGCTCTACTGCCGGAGCTTGAG GCTGGACACCAACCAGTTCCAGGACCCCGTGATGGAGCTGCTGGGCAGCGTGCTGAGTGGGAAAGACTGTCACATTCAGAGGATCAG CTTGGCTGAGAATCAGATCAGTAACAAAGGGGCCAAAGCTCTGGCTAGATCCCTCCTTGTCAACAGAAGCCTGACCACTCTGGA tCTCCGCAGTAACTCCATCGGACCTCAGGGGGCCAAGGCGCTGGCAGATGCTCTGAAGATTAACCGCACCCTGGCCTCTCTGAG CCTCCAGAGCAACAGGATCAGGGACGACGGTGCCAGGTGCATGGCTGAGGCATTGGCCACCAACCGGACCCTCTCCGTGCTGCA GTTCTCCAGTAACAGCATTGGCGATGGAGGCGCCAAGGCCCTGGCGGAGGCCCTGATGGTGAACCAGGGCCTGAAGAGCCTGGA CCTGCAAAGCAACTCCATCAGCGACCCGGGAGTGGCAGCGCTGATGGGGGCCCTCTGCACCAACCAGACGCTCCTCAGCCTCAA CCTTCGAGAAAATTCCATCAGCCCGGAGGGAGCCCAGGATCTGGCACGTGCTCTCCGCACCAACAGCACCCTGAAGAGCCTGGA CCTGACAGCCAACCTACTCCACGACCAGGGCGCCCAGGCCGTCGCAGAGGCAGTGAGGGAAAACCGCACCCTCACATCCCTTCA CCTGCAGTGGAACTTCATCCAGGCCGGCGCTGCCAAGGCCCTGGGACAAGCACTACAGCTCAACACGAGCCTGACCAGCCTCGA TTTACAGGAGAATGCCATTGGGGATGAAGGTGCCTCTGCAGTGGCCAGCGCGCTGAAGGTGAACACAGTCCTCACTGCTCTCTA TCTCCAGGTGGCCTCCATTGGTGCTCCGGGGGCCCAGGCACTCGGGGAGGCCCTGGCTGTGAACAGAACCTTGGAGATTCTAGA CTTAAGAGGAAACACCATCGAGGTGGCCGGAGCCAAAGCCCTGGCGAATGCTCTCAAGGTCAATTCCAGTCTCCGGAGACTCAA TCTTCAAGAGAATTCCTTGGGAATGGAGGGGGCGATATGCGTTGCCACTGCACTGTCTGGAAACCACGGGCTCCGGCACATCAA TCTCCAGGGAAACCACATTGGAGAGTCTGGCGCCAGGATGATCTCGGAGGCTATCAAGACAAATGCTCCCTCGTGCACTGTGGAAATGTGA